From the genome of Populus alba chromosome 10, ASM523922v2, whole genome shotgun sequence, one region includes:
- the LOC118046749 gene encoding uncharacterized protein isoform X1, whose protein sequence is MRLDSEHVFCNGTMGHEPDCRPVEYNDNVPDSIGLKSGNITVKENENGELYDLKGMEGDADRLPNVAPVLSPHSSLKMEPFEDSVFYMDKSVLEREVPELIVCYKENTYHVKDICIDEGVPLLDKFLLDTDAHEKNVCEFLPSARDMNNEMVKEKSDLDMLIPDVLKSSPEKENVNIHLPVPDMLKSSEEQDLKCELSLDCNPKHLVPTEEVMDHATEKVANDAPKEIISLRDLLSMPEFGANFTSTKSNHSMDKVEQHSLQCPRENAILESDSTSEESENRSEETVSVTSTLVFAAEELDSGHEAPTLAIPAQDPAYQEAEHSHKEVVLASPILTSVAGESDSSIVESKLASHALDSIYEELTSRIMDQSPYDSKAETGSITFDNDSSAPAVSGGESPRNGDSQCLEPQISSRLEDPNTVPFSGQLCTDGESSFSATGSLPGLVSYSGPIPYSGSVSLRSDSSTTSTRSFAFPVLQSEWNSSPVRMAKADRRLFQKPRRWRQGLLCCRF, encoded by the exons ATGAGACTTG ATAGTGAACATGTATTTTGCAATGGAACTATGGGGCATGAGCCTGATTGTAGACCTGTCGAATATAATGATAATGTTCCGGACTCCATTGGACTCAAGTCTGGAAATATAACCGTGAAGgagaatgagaatggggagttGTATGATTTGAAGGGCATGGAAGGTGATGCAGATCGATTACCAAATGTAGCACCAGTACTCTCTCCTCATTCGTCATTGAAAATGGAGCCATTCGAGGATTCGGTTTTCTATATGGACAAAAGTGTTTTGGAACGTGAGGTGCCAGAGTTAATAGTCTGTTACAAAGAGAATACATACCATGTCAAGGACATCTGCATTGATGAGGGAGTACCTTTGCTGGACAAGTTCTTGCTTGACACAGATGCACATGAGAAGAATGTTTGTGAATTCTTACCTTCTGCAAGGGATATGAACAATGAGATGGTTAAAGAAAAGTCTGACCTTGATATGTTGATTCCAGATGTGCTGAAATCTTCACCAGAAAAGGAAAATGTGAATATTCATTTGCCTGTTCCGGATATGCTGAAATCTTCTGAAGAACAGGATTTGAAATGTGAATTATCCCTTGATTGTAATCCCAAGCATTTAGTACCAACAGAGGAAGTTATGGACCATGCAACGGAGAAGGTTGCAAATGATGCACCCAAGGAGATTATATCACTTAGAGATCTGCTTTCAATGCCAGAATTTGGTGCAAATTTTACTTCTACCAAGTCCAATCACAGCATGGATAAAGTTGAACAACATTCTCTTCAG TGCCCGCGGGAAAATGCAATATTGGAGTCAGATTCTACAAGTGAAGAATCTGAAAATCGCAGTGAGGAAACAGTCTCAGTGACATCTACTTTGGTTTTTGCTGCTGAAGAACTTGACAGTGGCCATGAGGCACCAACCTTGGCAATCCCTGCCCAGGATCCTGCATATCAAGAAGCAGAGCATAGCCACAAGGAAGTGGTCTTGGCGAGTCCCATTCTGACTTCTGTAGCAGGAGAATCAGACAGCAGCATCGTGGAATCAAAACTGGCAAGCCATGCTTTGGATTCTATTTATGAAGAATTGACCAGTAGGATCATGGATCAGTCACCTTACGATAGTAAGGCGGAGACTGGAAGCATCACTTTTGACAATGACTCTTCTGCTCCCGCTGTGAGCGGTGGAGAGTCTCCTCGGAATGGTGACTCTCAGTGTCTCGAGCCTCAAATTTCATCCAGGCTTGAAGATCCTAATACCGTGCCTTTTTCAGGTCAACTTTGTACAGATGGAGAGTCAAGTTTCTCCGCAACAGGCTCTTTACCAGGTCTGGTAAGTTACTCGGGGCCCATTCCGTATTCTGGGAGTGTCTCTCTTCGATCAGACAGCAGCACAACCAGCACCCGCTCCTTTGCCTTCCCCGT ATTACAGTCAGAATGGAACAGCAGTCCTGTAAGAATGGCGAAAGCTGACCGAAGACTTTTCCAGAAACCTAGGAGGTGGAGGCAGGGCCTTCTTTGCTGTAGATTCTGA
- the LOC118046749 gene encoding uncharacterized protein isoform X2, which produces MGHEPDCRPVEYNDNVPDSIGLKSGNITVKENENGELYDLKGMEGDADRLPNVAPVLSPHSSLKMEPFEDSVFYMDKSVLEREVPELIVCYKENTYHVKDICIDEGVPLLDKFLLDTDAHEKNVCEFLPSARDMNNEMVKEKSDLDMLIPDVLKSSPEKENVNIHLPVPDMLKSSEEQDLKCELSLDCNPKHLVPTEEVMDHATEKVANDAPKEIISLRDLLSMPEFGANFTSTKSNHSMDKVEQHSLQCPRENAILESDSTSEESENRSEETVSVTSTLVFAAEELDSGHEAPTLAIPAQDPAYQEAEHSHKEVVLASPILTSVAGESDSSIVESKLASHALDSIYEELTSRIMDQSPYDSKAETGSITFDNDSSAPAVSGGESPRNGDSQCLEPQISSRLEDPNTVPFSGQLCTDGESSFSATGSLPGLVSYSGPIPYSGSVSLRSDSSTTSTRSFAFPVLQSEWNSSPVRMAKADRRLFQKPRRWRQGLLCCRF; this is translated from the exons ATGGGGCATGAGCCTGATTGTAGACCTGTCGAATATAATGATAATGTTCCGGACTCCATTGGACTCAAGTCTGGAAATATAACCGTGAAGgagaatgagaatggggagttGTATGATTTGAAGGGCATGGAAGGTGATGCAGATCGATTACCAAATGTAGCACCAGTACTCTCTCCTCATTCGTCATTGAAAATGGAGCCATTCGAGGATTCGGTTTTCTATATGGACAAAAGTGTTTTGGAACGTGAGGTGCCAGAGTTAATAGTCTGTTACAAAGAGAATACATACCATGTCAAGGACATCTGCATTGATGAGGGAGTACCTTTGCTGGACAAGTTCTTGCTTGACACAGATGCACATGAGAAGAATGTTTGTGAATTCTTACCTTCTGCAAGGGATATGAACAATGAGATGGTTAAAGAAAAGTCTGACCTTGATATGTTGATTCCAGATGTGCTGAAATCTTCACCAGAAAAGGAAAATGTGAATATTCATTTGCCTGTTCCGGATATGCTGAAATCTTCTGAAGAACAGGATTTGAAATGTGAATTATCCCTTGATTGTAATCCCAAGCATTTAGTACCAACAGAGGAAGTTATGGACCATGCAACGGAGAAGGTTGCAAATGATGCACCCAAGGAGATTATATCACTTAGAGATCTGCTTTCAATGCCAGAATTTGGTGCAAATTTTACTTCTACCAAGTCCAATCACAGCATGGATAAAGTTGAACAACATTCTCTTCAG TGCCCGCGGGAAAATGCAATATTGGAGTCAGATTCTACAAGTGAAGAATCTGAAAATCGCAGTGAGGAAACAGTCTCAGTGACATCTACTTTGGTTTTTGCTGCTGAAGAACTTGACAGTGGCCATGAGGCACCAACCTTGGCAATCCCTGCCCAGGATCCTGCATATCAAGAAGCAGAGCATAGCCACAAGGAAGTGGTCTTGGCGAGTCCCATTCTGACTTCTGTAGCAGGAGAATCAGACAGCAGCATCGTGGAATCAAAACTGGCAAGCCATGCTTTGGATTCTATTTATGAAGAATTGACCAGTAGGATCATGGATCAGTCACCTTACGATAGTAAGGCGGAGACTGGAAGCATCACTTTTGACAATGACTCTTCTGCTCCCGCTGTGAGCGGTGGAGAGTCTCCTCGGAATGGTGACTCTCAGTGTCTCGAGCCTCAAATTTCATCCAGGCTTGAAGATCCTAATACCGTGCCTTTTTCAGGTCAACTTTGTACAGATGGAGAGTCAAGTTTCTCCGCAACAGGCTCTTTACCAGGTCTGGTAAGTTACTCGGGGCCCATTCCGTATTCTGGGAGTGTCTCTCTTCGATCAGACAGCAGCACAACCAGCACCCGCTCCTTTGCCTTCCCCGT ATTACAGTCAGAATGGAACAGCAGTCCTGTAAGAATGGCGAAAGCTGACCGAAGACTTTTCCAGAAACCTAGGAGGTGGAGGCAGGGCCTTCTTTGCTGTAGATTCTGA
- the LOC118046749 gene encoding uncharacterized protein isoform X3: protein MRLDSEHVFCNGTMGHEPDCRPVEYNDNVPDSIGLKSGNITVKENENGELYDLKGMEGDADRLPNVAPVLSPHSSLKMEPFEDSVFYMDKSVLEREVPELIVCYKENTYHVKDICIDEGVPLLDKFLLDTDAHEKNVCEFLPSARDMNNEMVKEKSDLDMLIPDVLKSSPEKENVNIHLPVPDMLKSSEEQDLKCELSLDCNPKHLVPTEEVMDHATEKVANDAPKEIISLRDLLSMPEFGANFTSTKSNHSMDKVEQHSLQCPRENAILESDSTSEESENRSEETVSVTSTLVFAAEELDSGHEAPTLAIPAQDPAYQEAEHSHKEVVLASPILTSVAGESDSSIVESKLASHALDSIYEELTSRIMDQSPYDSKAETGSITFDNDSSAPAVSGGESPRNGQLCTDGESSFSATGSLPGLVSYSGPIPYSGSVSLRSDSSTTSTRSFAFPVLQSEWNSSPVRMAKADRRLFQKPRRWRQGLLCCRF from the exons ATGAGACTTG ATAGTGAACATGTATTTTGCAATGGAACTATGGGGCATGAGCCTGATTGTAGACCTGTCGAATATAATGATAATGTTCCGGACTCCATTGGACTCAAGTCTGGAAATATAACCGTGAAGgagaatgagaatggggagttGTATGATTTGAAGGGCATGGAAGGTGATGCAGATCGATTACCAAATGTAGCACCAGTACTCTCTCCTCATTCGTCATTGAAAATGGAGCCATTCGAGGATTCGGTTTTCTATATGGACAAAAGTGTTTTGGAACGTGAGGTGCCAGAGTTAATAGTCTGTTACAAAGAGAATACATACCATGTCAAGGACATCTGCATTGATGAGGGAGTACCTTTGCTGGACAAGTTCTTGCTTGACACAGATGCACATGAGAAGAATGTTTGTGAATTCTTACCTTCTGCAAGGGATATGAACAATGAGATGGTTAAAGAAAAGTCTGACCTTGATATGTTGATTCCAGATGTGCTGAAATCTTCACCAGAAAAGGAAAATGTGAATATTCATTTGCCTGTTCCGGATATGCTGAAATCTTCTGAAGAACAGGATTTGAAATGTGAATTATCCCTTGATTGTAATCCCAAGCATTTAGTACCAACAGAGGAAGTTATGGACCATGCAACGGAGAAGGTTGCAAATGATGCACCCAAGGAGATTATATCACTTAGAGATCTGCTTTCAATGCCAGAATTTGGTGCAAATTTTACTTCTACCAAGTCCAATCACAGCATGGATAAAGTTGAACAACATTCTCTTCAG TGCCCGCGGGAAAATGCAATATTGGAGTCAGATTCTACAAGTGAAGAATCTGAAAATCGCAGTGAGGAAACAGTCTCAGTGACATCTACTTTGGTTTTTGCTGCTGAAGAACTTGACAGTGGCCATGAGGCACCAACCTTGGCAATCCCTGCCCAGGATCCTGCATATCAAGAAGCAGAGCATAGCCACAAGGAAGTGGTCTTGGCGAGTCCCATTCTGACTTCTGTAGCAGGAGAATCAGACAGCAGCATCGTGGAATCAAAACTGGCAAGCCATGCTTTGGATTCTATTTATGAAGAATTGACCAGTAGGATCATGGATCAGTCACCTTACGATAGTAAGGCGGAGACTGGAAGCATCACTTTTGACAATGACTCTTCTGCTCCCGCTGTGAGCGGTGGAGAGTCTCCTCGGAATG GTCAACTTTGTACAGATGGAGAGTCAAGTTTCTCCGCAACAGGCTCTTTACCAGGTCTGGTAAGTTACTCGGGGCCCATTCCGTATTCTGGGAGTGTCTCTCTTCGATCAGACAGCAGCACAACCAGCACCCGCTCCTTTGCCTTCCCCGT ATTACAGTCAGAATGGAACAGCAGTCCTGTAAGAATGGCGAAAGCTGACCGAAGACTTTTCCAGAAACCTAGGAGGTGGAGGCAGGGCCTTCTTTGCTGTAGATTCTGA